Proteins encoded within one genomic window of Xylophilus sp. GOD-11R:
- a CDS encoding CaiB/BaiF CoA-transferase family protein, which translates to MKALSDITVLDLSRVLAGPWATQNLADLGANVVKVEIPGKGDDTRAWGPPFIDGAEPGRRDATYYLAGNRGKRSITIDMSRAQGQALVLALAAKADVLVENYKVGGLARYGLDHATLRARFPRLIYCSITGFGQDGPYAHRAGYDFLLQGMGGMMSITGERDDLPGGGPQKSGVAIVDLATGLYATSSILAALHQRERTGEGQHIDMALLDVQIALMSNQAMQYLVAGDIPGRMGNGHATIVPYQSFPTADGHVIVAAGNDGQFARLCECLGHAEWAQDARFRSNADRVRHRVELVALIEQASRGFTSADFMAGLEARGVPGGPINNIAQAFDDPQVRARGLRKTARRGTQEVPTVASPMRLSASPIDYDRAPPYLGEHTESVLGEMLGLSAGEIEALRAQGIV; encoded by the coding sequence ATGAAAGCCCTTTCCGACATCACCGTTCTCGATCTGAGCCGCGTGCTCGCCGGTCCCTGGGCCACGCAGAACCTCGCCGACCTGGGCGCCAACGTCGTCAAGGTGGAGATTCCCGGCAAGGGCGACGACACCCGCGCCTGGGGCCCGCCCTTCATCGACGGCGCCGAGCCCGGCCGGCGCGACGCCACCTACTACCTCGCCGGCAATCGCGGCAAGCGCTCCATCACCATCGACATGTCGCGCGCGCAAGGCCAGGCGCTGGTGCTGGCGCTAGCGGCCAAGGCCGACGTGCTGGTGGAGAACTACAAGGTCGGCGGCCTGGCGCGCTACGGCCTCGACCACGCCACGCTGCGCGCGCGTTTTCCCCGGCTCATCTACTGCTCCATCACCGGCTTCGGCCAGGACGGCCCCTACGCCCACCGTGCCGGCTACGACTTCCTGCTGCAGGGCATGGGCGGCATGATGAGCATCACCGGCGAGCGCGACGACCTGCCCGGCGGCGGTCCGCAGAAGAGCGGCGTGGCCATCGTCGACCTGGCCACCGGCCTCTACGCCACTAGCTCCATCCTGGCCGCGCTCCACCAGCGCGAGCGCACGGGCGAAGGCCAGCACATCGACATGGCGCTGCTCGACGTGCAGATCGCGCTCATGTCCAACCAGGCCATGCAATACCTGGTGGCCGGCGACATTCCCGGGCGCATGGGCAACGGCCACGCCACCATCGTTCCCTATCAGAGCTTTCCCACCGCCGACGGCCACGTCATCGTGGCGGCCGGCAACGACGGCCAGTTCGCGCGGCTGTGCGAATGCCTGGGCCATGCCGAATGGGCGCAGGACGCGCGTTTTCGCAGCAACGCCGACCGGGTGCGCCACCGGGTCGAGCTGGTCGCGCTGATCGAGCAGGCCAGCCGCGGCTTCACCAGCGCGGACTTCATGGCCGGCCTCGAAGCGCGCGGCGTGCCGGGCGGACCGATCAACAACATCGCCCAGGCGTTCGACGATCCGCAGGTGCGCGCACGCGGACTGCGCAAGACCGCGCGACGCGGCACGCAGGAGGTGCCCACCGTGGCCAGCCCCATGCGCCTGTCGGCCAGCCCGATCGACTACGACCGCGCTCCGCCCTACCTGGGCGAGCACACCGAGAGCGTGCTGGGGGAGATGCTCGGCTTAAGCGCTGGCGAAATCGAGGCGCTGCGAGCCCAGGGCATCGTGTAG
- a CDS encoding tRNA dihydrouridine synthase, translated as MTTPATILLAPMEGLLDFVLRDILTRVGGVDRCVSEFIRVTGAVLPDRVFLRYVPELLTGSRTAAGTPVRPQLLGSDPASLAGNAAALARLGAEGVDLNFGCPANVVNRHGGGAALLDSPELLFDIVRAVRQAVPAHLPVSAKMRLGVRDASLSVECAQALAEAGACELVVHARTKTDGYRPPAFWEQIPAIARAVAVPVVANGEIWTVDDALRCREASGRQALMLGRGIVADPGLAWALRAADGQAVPAGVSWERLLPHLDDFWAVISHHFPGRQRVGRLKQWLNLLRRRHPEAETAFQSLRTLTDPHDVDAWMDRLRAAEPA; from the coding sequence ATGACGACACCCGCCACGATCCTGCTCGCCCCGATGGAAGGGCTCCTCGACTTCGTCCTGCGCGACATCCTCACGCGCGTGGGCGGCGTCGACCGATGCGTGTCGGAGTTCATCCGTGTGACCGGCGCCGTGCTGCCCGACCGCGTCTTTCTGCGCTACGTGCCCGAGCTGCTGACCGGCAGCCGCACCGCCGCCGGCACGCCCGTGCGACCGCAACTCCTGGGCTCCGATCCGGCGAGCCTGGCGGGCAACGCGGCTGCGCTGGCGCGGCTGGGAGCCGAAGGCGTGGATCTGAACTTCGGCTGCCCGGCCAACGTGGTCAATCGCCACGGCGGCGGCGCGGCCCTGCTCGATTCGCCCGAGCTGCTGTTCGACATCGTGCGCGCGGTGCGGCAGGCGGTGCCGGCGCATCTGCCGGTGTCGGCCAAGATGCGGCTCGGCGTGCGCGACGCGAGCCTGTCGGTGGAATGCGCGCAGGCCCTGGCCGAGGCCGGCGCCTGCGAACTGGTGGTGCATGCCCGGACCAAGACCGACGGCTACCGCCCGCCCGCCTTCTGGGAGCAGATCCCGGCGATCGCCCGCGCGGTGGCCGTTCCGGTCGTCGCCAACGGCGAGATCTGGACCGTGGACGACGCGCTGCGCTGCCGCGAGGCCTCGGGCCGTCAGGCGCTGATGCTCGGGCGCGGCATCGTGGCAGACCCCGGCCTGGCCTGGGCCTTGCGCGCGGCCGACGGGCAAGCAGTGCCGGCGGGTGTTTCGTGGGAGCGGCTGCTGCCGCACCTCGACGATTTCTGGGCCGTCATCAGCCACCACTTTCCCGGTCGGCAGCGGGTGGGCCGGCTCAAGCAGTGGCTCAACCTGCTGCGCCGCCGCCATCCCGAGGCGGAGACGGCGTTCCAGTCGCTGCGCACGCTGACCGATCCCCACGACGTGGATGCCTGGATGGACCGGCTGCGCGCGGCCGAGCCGGCCTGA
- the ppk2 gene encoding polyphosphate kinase 2: MKALSRKDYDERIEPLQIELARVARWVAATEQRVLIIFEGRDTAGKGGAISAISEHLNPRQCPITALPKPTERESSQWYFQRYVAHLPAAGEIALFDRSWYNRAGVEKVMGYATDRQVKDFLKQAPIFEKMLVDDGILLFKYWLGTDQAEQEERFAERHSDPLKRWKLSPIDLKARDHYADYTKAREAMLEATHTKAAPWTLVDFNDQRLGRLTLIRDLLARLPSKRVRAEAAPLPPLEDKPHKERYRVIEPLVPSREDKPSKD, from the coding sequence ATGAAAGCTCTCTCCCGCAAGGATTACGACGAACGGATCGAACCGCTGCAGATCGAACTCGCCCGCGTGGCGCGCTGGGTGGCGGCCACCGAACAGCGGGTGCTGATCATCTTCGAGGGCCGCGACACCGCCGGCAAGGGCGGCGCCATTTCAGCCATCTCGGAGCATCTCAACCCGCGCCAGTGCCCGATCACCGCCCTGCCCAAGCCAACCGAGCGGGAAAGCTCGCAGTGGTACTTTCAGCGTTACGTGGCGCACCTGCCGGCCGCCGGCGAGATCGCCCTGTTCGACCGCAGCTGGTACAACCGCGCCGGCGTCGAGAAGGTGATGGGCTACGCAACCGACCGGCAGGTCAAGGACTTCCTGAAGCAGGCGCCCATCTTCGAGAAGATGCTCGTCGACGACGGCATCCTGTTGTTCAAGTACTGGCTGGGCACCGACCAGGCCGAGCAGGAAGAGCGCTTCGCCGAGCGGCATTCCGATCCGCTCAAGCGCTGGAAGCTCTCGCCCATCGACCTGAAGGCGCGCGATCACTACGCCGACTACACCAAGGCCCGCGAAGCGATGCTCGAGGCCACCCACACCAAGGCCGCGCCCTGGACGCTGGTGGACTTCAACGACCAGCGCCTGGGCCGGCTGACCCTGATTCGCGATCTGCTCGCGCGCCTTCCCTCCAAGCGGGTACGCGCCGAGGCCGCGCCCCTACCGCCGCTCGAAGACAAGCCGCATAAGGAACGCTATCGCGTGATCGAACCGCTGGTCCCGTCGCGCGAGGACAAGCCCTCCAAGGATTGA
- a CDS encoding esterase-like activity of phytase family protein, translating to MTRLAITLAAALACGGSFAQSAPVVFPATLAGHALLPAQSMVAAPKDAPADLQSAGKFSDGKRTEALGTVEGKSFGRGTGVFMPFQGQPLQGHSGIKRMADGSFWILTDNGAGSKANSPDFMLYLNHYQVDFKTGKFQRKATVFLHDPDKKVPFRIVHEGSKKRYLTGSDFDPESFQFAGGALWIGEEFGPYLIKADLKGKVLAVFDTLVDGKPMRSPDHPSVTTPGAPGGAVEFQAKRSKGFEGMASSPDGSKLYALLEGPVWNAEAKDYERVDGREALRVLEFDVTAGRWTGRHWKYPLEANGNAIGDFNMIDGDTGLVIERDNGEGTADKACPEGQKRSDCFHDIAKFKRVYKIEMNEANVGAPVRKIGYVDLLNIADPDRLARKPLNDGVLKFPFFTIENVEVVDARHIVVGNDNNLPFSSSREPNRADDNELILLDVGDFLQKR from the coding sequence ATGACGCGCCTCGCCATCACGCTCGCCGCCGCCCTCGCCTGCGGCGGCTCCTTCGCCCAATCCGCACCTGTCGTCTTCCCCGCCACGCTGGCCGGCCACGCGCTGCTGCCGGCGCAATCGATGGTGGCGGCCCCGAAGGACGCGCCGGCCGACCTCCAGTCCGCCGGCAAGTTCAGCGACGGCAAGCGCACCGAGGCGCTGGGCACCGTCGAAGGCAAGTCCTTCGGCCGCGGCACCGGCGTCTTCATGCCCTTCCAGGGCCAGCCGCTGCAGGGCCATTCGGGCATCAAGCGCATGGCCGACGGCAGCTTCTGGATCCTCACCGACAACGGTGCCGGCTCCAAGGCCAATTCGCCGGACTTCATGCTCTACCTGAACCACTACCAGGTGGACTTCAAGACCGGCAAGTTCCAGCGCAAGGCCACCGTCTTCCTGCACGACCCGGACAAGAAAGTGCCATTCCGCATCGTCCACGAGGGCAGCAAGAAACGCTATCTCACCGGCTCCGACTTCGATCCCGAAAGCTTCCAGTTCGCCGGCGGCGCGCTGTGGATCGGCGAGGAATTCGGCCCCTACCTGATCAAGGCCGACCTGAAGGGCAAGGTGCTCGCCGTGTTCGACACCCTGGTCGACGGCAAGCCGATGCGCTCGCCCGACCATCCTTCGGTCACCACGCCGGGAGCGCCCGGTGGCGCGGTGGAGTTCCAGGCCAAGCGCTCCAAGGGCTTCGAGGGCATGGCCTCGTCGCCCGACGGCAGCAAGCTCTACGCCCTGCTCGAAGGCCCGGTCTGGAACGCCGAAGCCAAGGACTACGAACGCGTCGACGGCAGGGAAGCCCTGCGGGTGCTGGAGTTCGACGTGACCGCCGGCCGCTGGACCGGCCGCCACTGGAAATACCCGCTCGAAGCCAACGGCAACGCCATCGGCGACTTCAACATGATCGACGGCGACACCGGGCTGGTCATCGAACGCGACAACGGCGAAGGCACGGCCGACAAGGCCTGCCCGGAAGGCCAGAAGCGCAGCGACTGCTTCCACGACATCGCCAAGTTCAAGCGCGTCTACAAGATCGAGATGAACGAAGCCAACGTCGGCGCTCCGGTGCGCAAGATCGGTTACGTCGACCTGCTGAACATCGCCGACCCCGACCGCCTGGCGCGCAAGCCGCTCAACGACGGCGTGCTGAAGTTTCCGTTCTTCACCATCGAGAACGTCGAGGTGGTGGACGCGCGGCACATCGTCGTGGGCAACGACAATAACCTGCCGTTCTCCAGCAGCCGCGAGCCGAACCGGGCTGACGACAACGAGTTGATCCTGCTGGACGTGGGCGACTTTCTGCAGAAGCGCTGA
- a CDS encoding ion transporter, with protein MQITTQPPPPNQDAERYGRPESGWRLTLYKIIFESDTQAGRTFDLILIGFILTSVVTVALDSVASIHTRHDNVFRAIEWFFTLVFTAEYLCRLACVKRPLRYARSAFGIIDLLALLPTYVAVLVPGVYALVDVRVLRLLRIFRILKLSQYVAEYSALAEALSASRRKIAVFMSFVLLVVVVMGTLMYVVEGPQHGFTSIPVGIYWAITTMTTVGFGDIAPKTAIGRGIASAMMLLGWGTLAVPTGIVSSEFTAQRARWALGMKKCEACGTDRHPANARFCSDCGAPLPPV; from the coding sequence ATGCAGATAACCACCCAACCCCCACCACCAAACCAGGACGCCGAACGCTATGGCCGCCCCGAATCCGGCTGGCGCCTCACCCTCTACAAAATAATCTTCGAATCCGACACCCAAGCCGGCCGCACCTTCGACCTCATCCTGATCGGCTTCATCCTCACCAGCGTGGTGACGGTAGCGCTCGACAGCGTCGCCTCCATCCACACCCGCCACGACAACGTCTTTCGAGCCATCGAATGGTTCTTCACCCTGGTATTCACCGCCGAATACCTCTGCCGCCTGGCCTGCGTCAAACGTCCCCTCCGCTACGCCCGAAGCGCCTTCGGAATAATCGACCTCCTGGCCCTGCTACCCACCTATGTCGCCGTGCTGGTGCCCGGCGTCTACGCCCTGGTGGACGTGCGCGTGCTGCGCCTGCTGCGCATCTTCCGGATCCTCAAGCTCAGCCAATACGTGGCCGAATACAGCGCCCTGGCGGAAGCGCTTTCCGCTTCGCGCCGGAAGATCGCGGTGTTCATGTCCTTCGTGCTGCTGGTGGTGGTGGTCATGGGCACGCTGATGTACGTGGTCGAAGGCCCGCAGCACGGCTTCACCAGCATCCCGGTGGGCATCTACTGGGCGATCACCACCATGACCACGGTCGGCTTCGGCGACATCGCGCCCAAGACCGCCATCGGCCGCGGCATCGCCTCGGCCATGATGCTGCTCGGCTGGGGCACGCTGGCGGTGCCGACCGGCATCGTGAGTTCGGAGTTCACCGCCCAGCGCGCCCGATGGGCACTGGGCATGAAGAAATGCGAGGCCTGCGGTACCGACCGCCACCCCGCCAACGCCCGTTTCTGCAGCGACTGCGGCGCTCCGCTGCCGCCGGTCTGA
- a CDS encoding GntR family transcriptional regulator, which translates to MNTSKTADETAVETDIDVSSGVGKGLANQAYEALVDLIFSRELQQGDQIQERMLALRLGISRTPLRAAMHRLEGERVLERRNGRLVVRMVTLQEIMEALHVRRLLESEAAARSAGKVPRETLAAMRLQIETLMSLDDAASPEHQKLDADLHGAVIEWCGNQMLGEMIAEVRRKTRMFSLKRLDNRLGPVCVEHLAIIDALERGDSVAAAAETARHIDNIRQSIIDKLTR; encoded by the coding sequence ATGAACACCAGCAAAACCGCGGACGAGACGGCCGTGGAGACCGACATCGATGTTTCGTCCGGCGTGGGCAAGGGCTTGGCGAACCAGGCTTATGAAGCCTTGGTCGACCTGATCTTTTCGCGCGAACTGCAGCAGGGCGACCAGATCCAGGAACGCATGCTGGCATTGCGCCTGGGGATTTCGCGGACACCTTTACGGGCGGCGATGCACCGGCTGGAAGGGGAGCGGGTGCTGGAGCGGCGCAACGGGCGGTTGGTGGTTCGCATGGTCACGCTGCAAGAGATCATGGAGGCGCTGCATGTGCGGCGTTTGCTGGAGTCGGAGGCGGCCGCGCGGTCAGCTGGCAAGGTGCCGCGAGAGACTCTGGCTGCCATGCGGCTGCAGATCGAGACGCTGATGTCTCTCGATGACGCTGCCAGTCCTGAGCATCAGAAGCTCGATGCCGATCTGCACGGGGCGGTGATCGAGTGGTGTGGGAATCAGATGCTCGGGGAAATGATCGCCGAGGTTCGGCGGAAGACTCGGATGTTTTCTCTCAAGCGGCTTGATAACCGGTTGGGGCCTGTTTGTGTGGAGCATCTGGCGATTATTGATGCTCTTGAGCGGGGGGATTCTGTGGCTGCTGCTGCTGAGACTGCTCGGCATATTGACAATATTAGGCAGTCTATTATTGATAAGTTGACTCGCTGA
- a CDS encoding pyridoxal phosphate-dependent aminotransferase, protein MSLAIEEPTTASAAIALDTRLADRLRVVRPSATGAASARARELAAQGRSIISLSEGELDFDTPAHIRDAAVEAIAQGETRYTDVGGTPQLKAAIAAKFLRDNDLRFESRELIAATGAKQILFNAMLATVNPGDEVIVVAPYWVSYSEMVRIAGGTPVVLVPEASNDFKLTPQKLAAAITPRTRWLMLNAPGNPSGALYTADELRALAAVVAQHPRLLVMSDDIYEEIVFEGEFCSFAQAAPAMQARTLTINGVSKAYAMTGWRLGYAGGPAWLVKALELLQSQSTSNPSSISQAAAVAALNGPQGMLDDWRQRLRARRDMALEILAAAAPLLTIRKPPAAFYLYADCSRVMGMRTPAGERLATDVDFARYLLEDAGVSVVPGTAFGLAPYVRLAYALSDENLRLACDRIVGACARLQPATEAA, encoded by the coding sequence ATGTCTCTCGCGATCGAAGAACCCACCACTGCCTCCGCTGCCATTGCGCTCGACACCCGTCTGGCCGACCGCCTCCGCGTGGTGCGCCCGTCGGCCACCGGGGCCGCTTCCGCCCGCGCCCGGGAGCTCGCCGCCCAGGGCCGCAGCATCATCAGCCTGAGCGAAGGCGAGCTCGACTTCGACACCCCTGCCCACATTCGGGACGCGGCGGTCGAAGCCATCGCCCAGGGCGAGACCCGCTATACCGACGTCGGTGGCACGCCGCAACTCAAGGCCGCGATCGCCGCCAAGTTCCTGCGCGACAACGACCTGCGCTTCGAATCGCGCGAACTTATCGCCGCGACCGGCGCCAAGCAGATCCTGTTCAACGCCATGCTCGCCACGGTGAACCCGGGCGACGAGGTGATCGTGGTGGCACCGTATTGGGTCTCGTACTCCGAAATGGTGCGCATCGCCGGTGGCACGCCGGTCGTGCTGGTGCCCGAGGCAAGCAACGATTTCAAGCTGACGCCCCAGAAGCTAGCCGCCGCGATCACCCCACGCACCCGCTGGCTGATGCTGAATGCGCCGGGCAACCCGTCCGGCGCGCTCTACACCGCCGACGAGCTGCGCGCCCTGGCGGCCGTGGTGGCGCAGCATCCGCGCCTGCTGGTGATGTCCGACGACATCTACGAAGAGATCGTGTTCGAAGGTGAGTTCTGCTCCTTCGCCCAGGCCGCGCCGGCCATGCAGGCGCGCACGCTCACGATCAACGGCGTGTCCAAGGCCTACGCCATGACCGGTTGGCGCCTGGGTTACGCAGGCGGGCCGGCCTGGCTGGTGAAGGCGCTGGAGCTGCTGCAGTCGCAAAGCACCAGCAACCCGAGCTCGATCAGCCAGGCCGCCGCCGTCGCCGCGCTGAACGGCCCGCAAGGCATGCTCGACGACTGGCGCCAGCGCCTGCGCGCGCGCCGCGACATGGCGCTGGAAATCCTCGCTGCCGCCGCACCGTTGCTCACCATCCGCAAGCCGCCGGCCGCCTTCTATCTGTATGCCGACTGCTCGCGGGTAATGGGCATGCGCACGCCAGCCGGCGAACGCCTCGCGACCGACGTGGACTTCGCCCGCTACCTGCTCGAAGACGCCGGCGTGTCGGTGGTGCCCGGCACCGCCTTCGGCCTGGCGCCCTATGTGCGGCTGGCCTATGCGCTGTCCGACGAGAACCTGCGCCTGGCCTGCGACCGCATCGTCGGCGCCTGCGCCCGGCTGCAACCGGCCACCGAAGCCGCATGA
- the pxpB gene encoding 5-oxoprolinase subunit PxpB, whose amino-acid sequence MKTAVAAPSLPLAEWSVEPVGDRCLIVRLGTQVDVATSRTVHAVTAALLAADLPGVVDVVPAFTTLAVYFQPTAFSLKQGLPSAQLTRRIETVLAAGVPPLTTEGRLVEVPACYGGELGPDLEDVARQSGISPEEVIALHTAVPVTVYAFFFSPGNSFAGPLDARLAGVRRRPTPRVRVEAGSVAIANGITSIYQTTSPGGWNILARTPWNMFDVKADPPTRVQLGDRMQFRPIGIEEFHDTLEARP is encoded by the coding sequence ATGAAGACCGCCGTCGCCGCGCCATCCCTGCCGCTGGCCGAATGGTCCGTCGAGCCGGTCGGCGACCGCTGCCTGATCGTGCGACTGGGCACGCAGGTGGACGTGGCGACCAGCCGCACGGTGCATGCCGTCACCGCCGCGCTGCTGGCCGCCGACCTGCCCGGCGTGGTCGACGTGGTGCCGGCCTTCACCACGCTGGCGGTGTATTTTCAGCCGACCGCGTTTTCGCTCAAGCAGGGACTGCCCTCGGCCCAACTCACCCGCCGCATCGAGACCGTGCTCGCCGCCGGCGTGCCGCCCTTGACCACCGAAGGCCGTCTGGTCGAAGTACCGGCCTGCTACGGCGGCGAGCTCGGCCCCGATCTGGAAGACGTGGCGCGCCAGAGCGGCATATCGCCCGAAGAAGTGATCGCCCTGCACACCGCCGTGCCGGTCACCGTGTATGCCTTTTTCTTCTCGCCCGGCAATTCCTTCGCCGGTCCGCTCGACGCGCGACTGGCCGGCGTGCGCCGCCGCCCCACGCCGCGCGTGCGGGTGGAAGCCGGCTCGGTAGCCATCGCCAACGGCATCACCTCCATCTATCAGACGACGTCGCCCGGCGGCTGGAACATCCTGGCGCGCACGCCCTGGAACATGTTCGACGTGAAGGCCGATCCGCCGACCCGGGTGCAGCTGGGCGACCGCATGCAGTTTCGCCCGATCGGCATCGAGGAATTCCACGACACGCTGGAGGCCCGGCCATGA
- a CDS encoding biotin-dependent carboxyltransferase family protein, translated as MSVDLNSDACMLVERPGMYSLLQDNGRLGHQRIGVPVNGPMDEWSHRLANALVGNEAGAAVLECTLTGPRVSFSQDTLIALCGADLQATAAGRPVPLQRAMMLRAGTVLDFGARRAGARVYLAVRGGFATEPVLGSRATYVRGGLGGFEGRALRKGDRVPLGKPPAAALPLAGLLRDSGLPMLADLPRDPVLPDTPAGQLRFVPGPHWSQFTDQAQQAFTGTPYALTQESDRMGNRLRGAALQLRAPLELVSEATVFGTVQVPPDGQPIVLMADRQSAGGYPKIGYVCSADLPALAQSLPGDALRFTPVTQDAAERLWLDFETRLGDACKAAVHALR; from the coding sequence ATGAGTGTCGACCTCAACAGCGACGCCTGCATGCTGGTCGAGCGCCCCGGCATGTACAGCCTGCTGCAGGACAACGGCCGGCTCGGCCACCAGCGCATCGGCGTGCCGGTCAACGGGCCGATGGACGAGTGGTCGCACCGCCTGGCCAACGCCCTGGTCGGCAACGAGGCCGGCGCGGCGGTGCTCGAATGCACCCTCACCGGCCCGCGTGTCTCCTTCTCGCAAGACACCCTCATCGCCCTCTGCGGCGCCGACCTGCAGGCCACCGCCGCGGGTCGCCCCGTGCCGCTGCAGCGCGCGATGATGCTGCGCGCCGGCACGGTGCTCGACTTCGGCGCGCGCCGCGCCGGCGCCCGGGTCTACCTGGCGGTGCGCGGCGGTTTCGCGACCGAGCCGGTGCTCGGCAGCCGTGCCACCTACGTGCGCGGCGGCCTCGGCGGCTTCGAGGGCCGCGCCCTGCGCAAGGGCGACCGCGTGCCGCTCGGCAAGCCGCCCGCCGCCGCCCTGCCGCTGGCCGGGTTGCTGCGCGACAGCGGTCTGCCGATGCTCGCCGACCTGCCGCGCGACCCGGTGCTGCCCGACACGCCCGCCGGCCAGTTGCGCTTCGTGCCCGGCCCGCACTGGTCGCAGTTCACCGACCAAGCGCAGCAGGCCTTCACCGGCACGCCCTATGCGCTGACCCAGGAATCCGACCGCATGGGCAACCGACTGCGCGGCGCCGCACTGCAGCTGCGCGCACCGCTGGAGCTGGTGTCCGAAGCCACCGTCTTCGGCACCGTGCAGGTGCCGCCGGACGGCCAGCCCATCGTGCTGATGGCCGACCGCCAGAGCGCGGGCGGCTATCCCAAGATCGGCTATGTCTGCAGCGCCGACCTGCCGGCCCTGGCGCAGTCGCTGCCGGGCGACGCGCTGCGCTTCACCCCCGTCACGCAGGACGCCGCCGAGCGCCTGTGGCTCGACTTCGAAACCCGCCTCGGCGACGCCTGCAAGGCCGCCGTCCACGCGCTGCGCTGA
- a CDS encoding 5-oxoprolinase subunit PxpA — translation MPSIDINCDMGESFGSWNMGQDLEIFPHISSANIACGFHAGDPDVMFKTVQAAIATNVALGAHPGLPDLQGFGRRAMAMTAAEVYNLTVYQVGALAAFAQTQGATLHHVKTHGALYNMTVRDASLARAFAQAVHDYDAGLLVYVANANMAEAAQSLGLPVAFEVYADRSYQDDATLTPRSQPHAMIEDADQAIEQVKRMVLDGKVRSLSGKDVPIKADTLCIHGDQPGAVVFARRIREALAAEGIAVQAV, via the coding sequence ATGCCTTCCATCGACATCAACTGCGACATGGGCGAGAGCTTCGGCTCCTGGAACATGGGCCAGGACCTGGAGATCTTCCCGCACATCAGTTCGGCCAACATCGCCTGTGGCTTTCATGCCGGCGACCCGGACGTGATGTTCAAGACGGTGCAGGCCGCCATCGCCACCAACGTGGCGTTGGGCGCCCATCCCGGCCTGCCCGACCTGCAGGGCTTCGGCCGCCGCGCCATGGCCATGACCGCCGCCGAGGTCTACAACCTGACCGTCTACCAGGTCGGCGCGCTCGCCGCCTTCGCCCAGACCCAGGGCGCCACGCTGCACCACGTCAAGACGCACGGCGCGCTCTACAACATGACGGTGCGCGATGCGTCGCTGGCGCGCGCCTTCGCCCAGGCGGTGCACGACTACGACGCCGGCCTGCTGGTCTACGTGGCCAACGCCAACATGGCCGAGGCCGCGCAATCGCTCGGCCTGCCGGTGGCCTTCGAGGTGTACGCCGACCGCAGCTACCAGGACGACGCCACCCTCACCCCGCGCTCGCAGCCGCACGCCATGATCGAAGACGCCGACCAGGCGATCGAGCAGGTCAAGCGCATGGTGCTCGACGGCAAGGTGCGATCGCTCTCGGGCAAGGACGTGCCGATCAAGGCCGACACCCTCTGCATCCACGGCGACCAGCCCGGCGCGGTGGTTTTCGCCCGCCGCATCCGCGAGGCGCTCGCCGCCGAGGGCATCGCCGTCCAGGCGGTCTGA